From the Hyphomicrobium sp. ghe19 genome, one window contains:
- the ligA gene encoding NAD-dependent DNA ligase LigA, with protein sequence MSPAGSKKKSKGSASAASKTEAPEAEMARLAAEISHHDELYYRQDAPEISDAEYDALRRRLDELEKAHPELGRPDSPTKTVGAAPVAAFGKIRHEVPMLSLGNAFEDQDVVDFVERVRRFLKLGDADVLEVTAEPKIDGLSISIRYEAGVLVQAATRGDGTEGENVTANIKTIREIPHMLKGLDIPEVIEIRGEIYLAHKDFEKLNAAQAASGDKIFANPRNAAAGSLRQLDVSITAKRPLRFFAYTWGAASGLPADTQAGVVAAFKRWGLPVNPLMHAATKIEDLLAFYRDIERDRAGLGYDIDGVVYKVNRLDYQERLGFVSRSPRWAIAHKFAAERATTVLEKIDIQVGRTGALTPVAKLRPVTVGGVVVSNATLHNEDEIARKDIREGDTVVVQRAGDVIPQVVEVVTGKRHSHLKPYEFPTVCPVCGSHAVRESVEETGKADVVRRCTGGLICPAQAKERLKHFVSRNAFDIDGLGAEKIEFFFDTGRIKSPADIFTLETRDRDSDEPLTKVRGFKETSVRKLFSAIEARRQVAFDRFLFALGIRHIGETTAKDLAKAYGTFEALRAAVDAAIEGGKGSDAYEDIDNIEGIGETVVDALVDFFGEQHNQEQVDALLNEVTVKPYERIQTKASPVTGKTVVFTGTLTKLTRNEAKAQAERLGAKVSGSVSKKTDYVVAGAEAGSKLDNARALGVTVLDEDEWIALVGQS encoded by the coding sequence ATGTCTCCAGCAGGTTCAAAAAAGAAGTCGAAGGGCAGCGCATCCGCGGCTTCAAAGACGGAAGCTCCCGAGGCGGAGATGGCCCGGTTGGCGGCCGAGATCTCGCACCACGATGAACTCTATTACCGGCAAGACGCGCCCGAAATTTCCGATGCCGAGTATGATGCGCTTCGGCGCCGTTTGGACGAACTTGAGAAGGCGCACCCCGAGCTAGGCCGTCCCGACAGTCCGACGAAGACGGTCGGCGCGGCGCCGGTCGCGGCATTCGGTAAGATCCGCCACGAGGTGCCGATGCTGTCGCTCGGCAACGCGTTCGAGGATCAGGATGTCGTCGATTTCGTCGAGCGGGTGCGGCGCTTCCTGAAGCTTGGCGACGCCGACGTCTTGGAGGTTACGGCCGAGCCCAAGATTGACGGGCTGTCGATCTCCATCCGCTACGAGGCGGGTGTTCTCGTCCAGGCGGCGACGCGAGGCGATGGCACGGAGGGCGAGAACGTCACGGCGAACATCAAAACGATTCGCGAAATCCCACACATGCTCAAGGGCCTCGACATCCCCGAGGTTATCGAGATCCGCGGCGAGATCTATCTCGCGCACAAGGATTTCGAGAAGCTCAATGCGGCGCAGGCTGCGAGCGGCGACAAGATTTTTGCCAATCCGCGAAATGCGGCTGCGGGGTCGCTTCGGCAACTCGATGTGTCGATCACGGCGAAACGGCCGCTGCGGTTTTTTGCTTACACCTGGGGCGCTGCATCGGGACTTCCCGCCGATACGCAAGCCGGCGTCGTCGCGGCCTTCAAGCGGTGGGGGTTGCCAGTCAATCCGTTGATGCACGCTGCGACGAAGATCGAGGATCTACTCGCATTCTACCGCGATATCGAGCGGGACCGTGCGGGGCTTGGCTACGACATCGACGGCGTCGTCTACAAGGTCAACCGGCTCGACTATCAGGAGCGGCTCGGGTTCGTGTCGCGGTCGCCGCGCTGGGCTATTGCGCATAAGTTCGCCGCGGAGCGCGCGACGACGGTGCTCGAAAAGATCGATATTCAGGTCGGACGGACCGGAGCCTTGACGCCGGTTGCCAAGCTTCGACCGGTGACGGTCGGTGGCGTCGTCGTGTCGAACGCGACGCTGCACAACGAGGACGAGATTGCGCGGAAGGACATTCGCGAAGGCGATACGGTCGTCGTTCAGCGCGCGGGCGATGTCATTCCGCAGGTCGTCGAGGTCGTGACGGGCAAGCGTCATTCACATTTGAAGCCGTACGAATTTCCGACGGTCTGTCCGGTTTGCGGCAGCCACGCCGTGCGCGAGTCGGTGGAAGAAACCGGGAAGGCCGACGTTGTCCGCCGTTGCACCGGAGGGCTCATCTGTCCGGCGCAGGCGAAGGAACGTCTCAAACATTTCGTCTCGCGGAACGCGTTCGACATCGACGGGCTCGGAGCAGAAAAGATCGAGTTCTTCTTCGATACCGGCCGCATCAAGTCGCCGGCCGACATTTTCACGCTCGAGACGCGCGACCGGGATTCCGACGAGCCGCTGACGAAAGTCAGAGGGTTCAAGGAGACATCGGTCCGTAAGCTTTTTTCGGCGATTGAAGCGCGCCGGCAAGTGGCGTTCGATCGTTTCCTTTTTGCTCTCGGCATTCGGCATATCGGAGAGACGACGGCGAAGGATCTCGCCAAGGCCTACGGTACGTTCGAAGCATTGCGGGCGGCCGTCGATGCTGCGATCGAAGGCGGTAAAGGCAGCGACGCTTACGAGGACATCGACAATATCGAAGGCATCGGCGAGACGGTCGTCGACGCGCTCGTCGATTTTTTCGGCGAGCAGCACAATCAGGAGCAGGTCGATGCGCTCTTGAACGAGGTGACGGTCAAGCCATACGAGCGGATTCAAACGAAAGCTTCGCCCGTGACCGGCAAGACGGTCGTCTTCACCGGAACATTGACGAAGCTGACGCGGAATGAAGCCAAGGCGCAGGCCGAACGGCTTGGTGCGAAGGTTTCAGGATCGGTTTCGAAAAAGACGGATTATGTCGTCGCAGGTGCCGAGGCCGGTTCGAAGCTTGATAACGCGCGGGCGCTGGGCGTGACGGTGCTCGATGAGGACGAGTGGATCGCGCTCGTCGGGCAAAGCTGA
- a CDS encoding TMEM143 family protein, giving the protein MSSADFAEDRLRRRQGLFQRLADLADLEAKPAELHDDVERRPVNILEPDDTRKRERFIPVTRFALLDRLTKPWLWPAGQDADARRFFRYLDYWRQQQYFALLLDLEQTYEAFSPDSDLLMTRSFSDDDRAVLQHRVFEGVESLLQRANYERIDPNNIDIILTRDSHYGLDLFVDMKAFERIAIYYRGATNRKYEKRRVRKFLRKEEFNVPVFQRLCLMFKLKPVEVCIEEAMRDMKLSREAAEKYVARSRAHFPKSMNEKNIYLKLFKNIPRTDVEMIFPNTEVRFRPMDKLRLGVTASGGLGMGAAGAAGKVALLMSNPIAAIGALAGIGGVAFRQAMGFLNQKQRYMVIMAQNLYFHTMADNRGVILKIAARGAEEDVKEEMLLYSVLAKEKSTRADLPSIDLAIEHYLTRTFGVKIDFEIDDALDRLIRDGIVVEKPDGSFVTLPPAEAAKHIDDKWDLFLDHLPDPVSTEGYEFEGRPSN; this is encoded by the coding sequence ATGTCATCGGCAGACTTTGCAGAGGACCGGTTACGCCGGAGGCAAGGCCTGTTTCAGCGGCTCGCTGACTTGGCTGACCTCGAGGCTAAGCCCGCCGAACTCCACGACGACGTCGAAAGGCGGCCGGTCAATATCCTGGAGCCCGACGACACGCGTAAGCGCGAACGCTTCATTCCGGTAACGCGTTTTGCGCTGCTTGACCGTCTGACGAAGCCTTGGCTCTGGCCGGCAGGACAAGATGCCGATGCCCGGCGCTTTTTCCGCTACCTCGATTACTGGCGCCAGCAGCAATACTTTGCGCTGCTGCTCGATCTCGAGCAGACCTACGAGGCATTCTCGCCCGATAGCGACCTGCTGATGACGCGCAGCTTTTCCGACGACGACCGCGCAGTATTGCAGCATCGCGTTTTCGAGGGCGTCGAAAGTCTGCTGCAGCGGGCGAACTATGAGCGCATCGATCCAAACAATATCGACATCATTCTGACTCGCGACAGCCACTACGGCCTCGATCTGTTCGTCGACATGAAAGCTTTCGAGAGGATCGCGATCTATTATCGCGGCGCGACGAACCGGAAATATGAAAAGCGGCGCGTTCGCAAGTTCTTGCGCAAGGAAGAATTCAACGTTCCGGTCTTCCAACGGCTTTGCTTGATGTTCAAGTTGAAGCCGGTCGAAGTGTGCATCGAAGAAGCGATGCGAGACATGAAGCTCTCCCGCGAGGCGGCCGAGAAATATGTCGCCCGCAGCCGCGCCCATTTCCCGAAGAGCATGAATGAGAAGAATATCTACTTGAAGCTCTTCAAGAACATTCCGCGCACCGACGTCGAAATGATCTTCCCCAACACCGAAGTCCGCTTTCGGCCGATGGACAAGCTCCGCCTCGGCGTGACGGCCAGCGGCGGCCTCGGCATGGGCGCAGCCGGCGCGGCCGGCAAGGTCGCCCTATTGATGAGCAATCCGATCGCGGCGATAGGCGCGCTTGCCGGCATTGGCGGCGTCGCCTTTCGGCAAGCCATGGGCTTCCTCAACCAGAAGCAGCGTTACATGGTCATCATGGCGCAGAACCTCTACTTCCACACCATGGCCGACAACCGTGGTGTCATCCTGAAAATCGCGGCCCGCGGCGCCGAGGAGGATGTGAAGGAAGAGATGTTGCTCTATAGCGTTCTCGCCAAGGAGAAGTCGACGCGTGCCGATCTGCCGTCCATCGACCTTGCAATCGAGCACTACCTGACCCGAACCTTCGGCGTGAAAATCGATTTCGAGATCGACGACGCGCTTGATCGCTTGATCCGCGATGGCATCGTCGTCGAAAAGCCGGACGGCAGCTTCGTCACATTGCCCCCGGCTGAAGCGGCGAAGCATATCGACGACAAGTGGGACTTGTTCCTAGACCACCTACCCGATCCCGTCAGCACGGAAGGCTACGAGTTCGAGGGCCGCCCCTCGAACTGA
- the lpxC gene encoding UDP-3-O-acyl-N-acetylglucosamine deacetylase has product MSNRFIGARQTTLAREIQLTGTGVHSGAPVSLTLHPAEADTGLRFLVTKRGKVISEIAAHVANVKNLTLCTVIGDGAGTTVGTVEHLLAALRGLSIDNLYIEIDSKEVPIMDGSSAVFVDAIDRVGIRELSEPRKYIKVLKPVRVEENGCWGTLEPHAGFRMDVEIDFSSPIIGNQRLQYEMSPGVFRHEISRARTFGFMSDVEKLWKAGLALGADLTNTVAIGEDKIMNKEGLRYPQEFVRHKMLDAVGDLALAGMPLLGAYRSYRGGHRLNSMVLQALFADASNWEIALAPRARATRSPVHLLPQTVVAAE; this is encoded by the coding sequence ATGTCGAATCGATTCATCGGTGCGCGGCAAACCACGCTTGCCCGCGAGATCCAGTTGACAGGCACGGGGGTGCACAGCGGAGCTCCGGTATCACTCACACTGCATCCAGCAGAGGCTGATACTGGGCTCCGCTTTCTCGTTACGAAACGAGGAAAAGTCATTTCGGAAATCGCGGCGCACGTAGCTAACGTCAAAAATCTTACACTCTGTACCGTCATCGGCGACGGCGCCGGAACAACGGTCGGAACAGTCGAACATCTTCTCGCCGCTCTTCGCGGCCTTTCAATCGACAACCTCTACATCGAGATCGACAGCAAAGAAGTTCCGATCATGGACGGCAGCTCGGCGGTATTCGTCGACGCCATTGATCGGGTCGGCATTCGCGAGCTTTCCGAGCCGCGCAAATACATCAAGGTTCTGAAGCCGGTTCGCGTCGAGGAAAACGGCTGCTGGGGCACGCTCGAACCACATGCCGGCTTCCGCATGGACGTCGAGATCGACTTCTCGTCCCCCATCATCGGCAATCAGCGGCTCCAGTACGAAATGAGCCCTGGCGTGTTCCGCCACGAGATTTCCCGCGCCCGCACCTTCGGGTTCATGAGCGACGTCGAGAAGCTGTGGAAGGCCGGTCTGGCGCTCGGCGCCGATCTGACGAACACGGTGGCAATCGGCGAAGACAAGATCATGAACAAGGAAGGGCTCCGCTATCCGCAGGAGTTCGTCCGCCACAAGATGCTCGACGCCGTTGGTGATCTCGCGCTTGCCGGCATGCCGCTGCTCGGCGCTTATCGTTCTTACAGAGGCGGCCATCGCCTGAATTCGATGGTTCTTCAGGCCCTGTTCGCTGACGCTTCCAATTGGGAAATCGCGCTGGCGCCTCGTGCTCGTGCTACCCGGTCGCCGGTCCATCTGCTTCCGCAGACTGTCGTGGCAGCGGAATAA
- a CDS encoding outer membrane protein assembly factor BamD → MMRTTREITRVLRAASIVAALAVAGCSGNKLDTSALNPDPPSKMFADADAMMAKGNFDDAAQKFESVDREHPYSQEARRSIVMAAYAYYRAGKTPEAIASAERYVTMHPGTKEAPLAHHIIASAYFDDLKTANRDQTPARKALEQFKILKSRYPESEYARDADNKIRICQDNLAANEMEVGRYYLDKHNYVGAINRFKTVVSDYQTTAHVEEALARLVESYMALGITKEAQNAAAVLGHNYPDSKWYKDSYALLQSDGLAPREDGGSWLSKAWNSVPKLSVPKMSFGSG, encoded by the coding sequence ATGATGAGAACGACGCGAGAAATCACAAGAGTTCTGAGGGCTGCGTCGATCGTGGCTGCTCTAGCCGTCGCCGGCTGCTCAGGCAACAAGCTCGATACCTCGGCTCTCAATCCCGATCCGCCCAGCAAAATGTTTGCTGACGCCGACGCGATGATGGCCAAGGGCAATTTCGACGACGCCGCACAGAAATTCGAATCCGTCGATCGCGAGCATCCGTACTCGCAAGAGGCTCGCCGCTCCATCGTCATGGCCGCTTATGCCTACTATCGTGCGGGCAAGACGCCTGAGGCGATTGCCTCGGCCGAGCGTTACGTGACCATGCATCCGGGCACGAAGGAAGCGCCGTTGGCGCACCACATCATCGCCTCTGCCTACTTCGATGATTTGAAGACCGCCAACCGCGATCAGACGCCGGCTCGAAAGGCGCTCGAACAGTTCAAAATATTGAAGAGCCGGTATCCCGAAAGCGAGTATGCGCGCGATGCCGACAACAAGATTCGCATCTGCCAGGACAACCTTGCTGCGAACGAGATGGAAGTCGGCCGGTACTATCTCGACAAGCACAACTACGTGGGCGCGATAAACCGTTTCAAGACGGTGGTGAGCGATTACCAGACGACGGCGCATGTCGAAGAGGCGCTGGCGCGATTGGTCGAGAGCTATATGGCGCTGGGCATCACCAAGGAAGCACAGAACGCGGCGGCTGTGCTTGGCCACAACTATCCGGACAGCAAGTGGTACAAGGATTCCTACGCGCTGCTCCAATCCGACGGTTTGGCTCCGCGCGAGGATGGCGGATCGTGGCTCTCCAAGGCATGGAACTCCGTGCCCAAGCTCAGCGTACCTAAAATGAGCTTCGGGAGCGGCTGA
- a CDS encoding 50S ribosomal protein L11 methyltransferase, with the protein MAFKKFAAQFGDRSLAYETGNALQDLIEPPPDALTVFEDGLDRWRLEAYFDVEAGDRDLAAELGPLVQGTLPPFTVETVPDLNWVAISQAALPPVHAGRFTIHGSHDKGRIAGGPNAILIDAGEAFGTAHHATTLGCLLAIDRLTRSRTFQWVFDLGCGSGVLAIAASKALPHAEIIAADMDPQSVKVATENVRLNGAANRIALVVGNGLAHPKVRTRAPFDLFIANILAGPLIRLAPSISRSVVPGGTLVLSGILIPQAPEVIATYRAHGFSLARHDRLTGWSTLTLERR; encoded by the coding sequence ATGGCATTCAAAAAATTCGCGGCGCAGTTTGGCGACCGATCCCTGGCCTATGAGACCGGCAACGCGCTTCAAGACCTGATAGAGCCGCCGCCCGACGCATTGACCGTCTTTGAAGACGGCCTCGACCGGTGGCGTCTCGAAGCCTACTTCGACGTCGAAGCCGGCGACCGCGACCTCGCGGCCGAACTCGGACCGCTCGTCCAGGGGACATTGCCGCCGTTCACCGTCGAGACCGTCCCCGACCTCAACTGGGTCGCGATTTCGCAAGCCGCGCTGCCGCCGGTCCACGCCGGGCGCTTCACGATTCACGGCAGTCACGACAAGGGGCGCATAGCCGGCGGCCCGAACGCGATCCTGATCGACGCCGGTGAAGCCTTCGGCACCGCGCATCACGCGACGACGCTCGGATGCCTTCTCGCAATTGACCGGTTGACGCGTTCACGGACGTTTCAATGGGTCTTCGATCTCGGCTGCGGCTCGGGGGTACTGGCAATCGCCGCATCGAAAGCCTTGCCGCACGCCGAAATCATCGCCGCCGACATGGACCCGCAATCGGTAAAAGTCGCGACCGAGAACGTTCGGCTCAACGGCGCCGCGAACCGCATCGCCCTCGTCGTTGGAAACGGCTTAGCGCATCCCAAAGTCCGGACCCGAGCGCCGTTCGACCTCTTCATCGCCAATATCCTCGCGGGCCCCCTGATCCGTCTCGCGCCCTCGATCTCCCGCTCCGTCGTACCCGGCGGGACGTTGGTGCTGTCGGGCATTCTCATTCCCCAGGCCCCCGAGGTCATCGCCACCTATCGTGCTCACGGCTTCTCGCTCGCCCGCCACGACCGCCTGACGGGTTGGTCCACGCTGACGCTCGAGCGGCGTTGA
- the ftsZ gene encoding cell division protein FtsZ: MSIKLQLPKLVDAKPRITVIGVGGAGCNAVNNMIAAGLQGVQFVVANTDAQSLEASSAEHRIQLGVNLTEGLGAGARPEIGEAAAEEALEELRTHIAGAHMVFIAAGMGGGTGTGAAAVIARIARELGALTVGVVCKPFQFEGARRMRIAEAGVQSLRHLVDTLIVIPNQNLFRIANERTTFAEAFVLADQVLYSGVACIVELVLKEGLINLDFADVRTVMSGMGTAMMGTGEATGERRAVLAAEEAIANPLLDDVTLRGAKGLLLSISGGREMTLYEVDEAASRIRQEVDPDANIIVGATFEEQLGDRLRVSIVASGMNRAAESIVGQQGGIRAIAGSPATQPAAAPLAPQYQAPQYQAPQHQVQQQRPAPHQHSQAQPVPPPPGDLQRRLAEALQPSNGQEGQNISRSVHSEPARQNRDSWIAPGNVMIEDGLENFPPLSGNALLRTPPLPAGSPAQHYDSRFEPQPPAEIHRGSRRLPAIEEFPPQAQKEWNAHHGSGSRSGARDAEESRKPGLLERFAGRGRK, from the coding sequence ATGAGCATCAAGCTGCAATTGCCGAAACTGGTCGACGCCAAGCCGCGGATCACCGTGATCGGCGTCGGCGGCGCGGGGTGCAATGCCGTCAACAATATGATCGCAGCCGGATTGCAAGGCGTACAATTCGTGGTCGCGAACACGGACGCGCAATCACTCGAAGCATCGAGCGCCGAGCACCGCATCCAGCTCGGCGTCAATTTGACGGAAGGCCTTGGCGCCGGCGCGCGGCCGGAGATCGGCGAAGCGGCGGCTGAAGAGGCGCTCGAAGAACTTCGCACGCACATCGCCGGCGCGCATATGGTGTTCATCGCCGCCGGTATGGGCGGCGGCACGGGAACCGGCGCTGCCGCCGTCATCGCGCGAATCGCGCGCGAACTCGGCGCGCTCACGGTCGGCGTCGTTTGTAAGCCGTTTCAGTTCGAGGGTGCGCGGCGCATGCGCATCGCGGAGGCGGGCGTGCAGAGCCTTCGCCATCTCGTCGATACGCTCATCGTCATTCCGAACCAGAACCTGTTCCGCATCGCCAACGAGCGCACGACATTCGCTGAAGCCTTCGTGCTTGCCGATCAGGTGCTTTATTCGGGCGTCGCGTGCATCGTCGAGCTGGTGCTGAAGGAAGGCCTCATCAATCTCGATTTCGCCGACGTCAGAACCGTCATGAGCGGCATGGGCACGGCCATGATGGGCACCGGCGAAGCGACCGGCGAACGGCGCGCGGTTCTCGCTGCGGAGGAGGCGATCGCCAATCCGCTGCTCGATGACGTGACGCTTCGCGGCGCGAAGGGTCTGCTGCTGTCGATTTCAGGCGGCCGCGAGATGACGCTCTACGAGGTCGACGAGGCGGCGAGCCGAATTCGGCAGGAAGTCGATCCCGATGCGAACATCATCGTCGGCGCGACCTTCGAAGAGCAACTCGGCGACCGCTTACGGGTATCGATCGTTGCCTCCGGCATGAACCGGGCGGCCGAATCGATCGTCGGCCAGCAGGGCGGAATCCGCGCGATTGCAGGTTCGCCGGCTACGCAGCCGGCTGCAGCGCCCCTCGCGCCGCAGTATCAGGCGCCGCAGTATCAGGCTCCACAGCATCAGGTTCAGCAACAACGGCCCGCGCCGCATCAGCATAGCCAAGCTCAGCCGGTTCCGCCGCCGCCAGGCGATTTGCAGCGGCGTCTGGCAGAGGCTCTGCAACCTTCTAATGGTCAGGAGGGGCAGAATATTTCCCGATCTGTCCACAGCGAACCCGCACGACAGAATCGTGACAGTTGGATTGCCCCCGGAAACGTTATGATCGAGGACGGGCTGGAGAATTTTCCTCCCCTCTCAGGCAACGCATTGTTACGTACGCCGCCGCTCCCTGCGGGGTCTCCGGCCCAACATTACGACTCCCGATTCGAGCCGCAGCCACCTGCCGAAATTCATCGCGGATCGCGTCGTCTGCCAGCCATCGAAGAATTTCCTCCGCAGGCGCAGAAAGAATGGAACGCCCACCATGGATCGGGTTCCCGATCGGGTGCGAGAGATGCAGAAGAGTCAAGAAAACCGGGCCTTCTTGAACGTTTCGCGGGCAGAGGAAGAAAATAG
- a CDS encoding aminopeptidase P family protein: MLQTFQSQSEPERVAERVKALRSWMAQAKIDAVLIPRADKHQGEYVPASAERLKWLTGFSGSAGIAVVTKRSAVLMIDGRYTVQAGAETDTKVFEVSLLPRNKLSEWLIGHLGKSQVIGFDPWNHTAGEIERLQKALAPKGVKLKALAKNPIDVIWGKARPAPPQNPVIAQPIAFAGRTPADKIAELQARLKDEGQSAVILTLPDSICWLFNIRGSDVAHNPVVLAFAIVPASGKAELFIDPDRFDPEARAAVAPVAKLLSPAMLPARLKELKAKGKRVRLDTETAAYWFEAQLGSKLISRGQDPCIVPKAIKTDAEVIGARAAHVRDGHAVVRFLAWLDDWAADGTLDEITAVQKLEEFRRDTNMLRDVSFPTISGSGPNGAIVHYRVTEDTNRRMRPGELFLIDSGGQYPDGTTDITRTVAIGEPSEDMKRHFTAVLKGHIAVATAMFPKGTRGIDLDPFARRALWQIGADFDHGTGHGIGSYLSVHEGPQSISRAGMAPLHAGMLISNEPGYYKVGEYGIRIENVVLVTLPEPVEDGDREMMAFETLTLAPIDRRLIDSKMLDTSERDWLNDYHKHVFDTLAPGLDPSARNWLKQATQPV; encoded by the coding sequence ATGCTGCAGACATTTCAATCCCAATCCGAACCCGAGCGCGTCGCCGAACGCGTGAAGGCGCTTCGCTCGTGGATGGCACAAGCGAAGATCGACGCCGTTCTCATTCCGCGCGCCGACAAGCATCAGGGCGAATATGTGCCAGCATCCGCCGAGCGCCTGAAGTGGCTGACGGGATTTTCAGGCTCGGCCGGCATCGCCGTCGTCACGAAGCGATCCGCCGTCCTCATGATCGACGGCCGCTACACGGTGCAAGCGGGCGCCGAAACCGACACCAAGGTTTTCGAAGTTTCTCTGCTCCCGAGAAATAAGCTTTCGGAATGGCTCATTGGGCATTTGGGAAAGTCCCAGGTCATCGGCTTCGACCCATGGAACCATACGGCCGGCGAAATTGAACGGCTGCAAAAGGCGCTCGCCCCGAAGGGCGTGAAGCTCAAAGCGCTCGCGAAAAATCCGATCGATGTGATCTGGGGCAAAGCGCGCCCGGCGCCGCCGCAAAACCCCGTGATCGCGCAACCGATCGCCTTTGCCGGCAGGACCCCCGCCGATAAGATCGCCGAGCTGCAGGCGCGCCTCAAGGATGAAGGTCAAAGCGCCGTCATTCTTACGCTGCCGGATTCGATCTGCTGGCTGTTCAACATTCGCGGCAGCGATGTTGCGCATAATCCGGTCGTGCTTGCCTTCGCAATCGTACCGGCGAGCGGCAAAGCCGAACTGTTCATTGACCCCGACCGCTTCGATCCCGAAGCCCGCGCCGCCGTTGCGCCTGTTGCCAAGCTTCTTTCCCCGGCGATGCTCCCCGCACGCCTGAAAGAACTCAAGGCGAAAGGCAAGCGCGTGCGTCTCGATACCGAGACGGCAGCCTATTGGTTCGAAGCGCAGCTCGGATCGAAGCTGATCTCTCGCGGACAAGACCCTTGCATCGTTCCGAAAGCGATCAAGACCGACGCGGAAGTCATCGGCGCGCGTGCCGCGCACGTCCGCGATGGCCACGCCGTCGTTCGCTTCCTCGCGTGGCTTGATGATTGGGCCGCGGATGGAACGCTGGACGAGATCACGGCTGTCCAAAAGCTCGAAGAATTTCGCCGCGACACGAACATGCTGCGCGACGTGAGTTTTCCGACAATATCGGGCTCCGGCCCCAACGGCGCCATCGTCCACTATCGCGTCACCGAAGACACCAATCGCCGGATGCGGCCGGGCGAACTCTTCCTGATCGACAGCGGCGGACAGTATCCCGACGGCACGACCGACATCACGCGCACAGTCGCGATCGGCGAGCCGAGCGAAGACATGAAGCGCCATTTCACGGCCGTTCTGAAGGGTCATATCGCTGTCGCGACCGCGATGTTCCCCAAAGGCACGCGCGGCATCGATCTCGATCCCTTCGCCCGCCGCGCGCTATGGCAGATCGGCGCCGATTTCGATCACGGGACAGGACACGGTATCGGCAGTTATCTTTCCGTGCACGAGGGACCGCAGTCCATATCGCGCGCGGGAATGGCGCCGCTTCACGCCGGGATGCTGATCTCGAACGAGCCCGGCTATTACAAAGTGGGCGAATACGGCATTCGCATCGAGAATGTCGTGCTGGTCACGCTGCCCGAACCCGTCGAGGACGGCGATCGCGAGATGATGGCTTTCGAAACGCTGACCCTCGCGCCCATCGATCGCCGGCTGATCGATTCCAAAATGCTGGATACGAGCGAGCGCGATTGGCTCAACGACTATCATAAGCATGTCTTCGACACGCTTGCGCCGGGCCTCGATCCCTCCGCGCGCAATTGGCTGAAGCAGGCGACGCAGCCGGTGTAG